One Pichia kudriavzevii chromosome 3, complete sequence genomic window carries:
- a CDS encoding uncharacterized protein (PKUD0C03910; similar to Saccharomyces cerevisiae YOL125W (TRM13); ancestral locus Anc_3.46), translating into MTELPDSKRHKVNETNILDNKCAYFKPKNGKRCGLQVRKGQIFCFAHIDVANGTTVKDVSTGVSTKEAEITRTDKNGKIIRRVKCTIDPTHTVWEDRLTKHVKNCNVVKKKKEIADMERNVDWFSIDYNVKEASTAEATKTDEKEWKTCMHKWIAKHDLIFTDELPLENIQFKQGLEERFAELSNQKHIIQQSSLIGQLINNGLISENENPGIVIEFGCGRAEFTRYFNRAIEEINKNKPHCGEYLLIDRENPRLKFDKKIAADSEAKGNQNVKVERLKVDIKDLKLIEALRGFQMQKDSSIVGKEYLGISKHLCGVATDLTLRCLINTTRDISLSKDDLHLKGCLVAMCCRHCCKYEWLLTESKDFLREQFEIDETNFIYLRKMFAWATNGVPPGKSKDEVGDHFSGLSIGEREVIGLKMRRILDESRKYAMVKKGFEVKIVRYVERNVSLENNCIIVKNAI; encoded by the coding sequence ATGACAGAGCTCCCGGACTCCAAAAGACATAAAGTTAACGAAACTAACATACTTGACAACAAATGTGCATATTTCAAGCCAAAGAATGGTAAAAGATGTGGGTTACAAGTTAGAAAAGGCCaaatcttttgttttgcaCACATCGACGTTGCTAATGGAACAACGGTGAAAGATGTGAGCACTGGGGTCTCAACCAAAGAGGCTGAAATCACACGTACTGATAAAAACGGGAAGATTATTCGGCGTGTGAAATGTACTATCGACCCTACTCATACAGTGTGGGAGGATAGATTAACAAAACATGTAAAAAACTGCAATGTTGttaagaaaaagaaggagattGCTGATATGGAAAGAAATGTGGACTGGTTTAGTATTGATTACAATGTTAAAGAAGCCAGTACAGCAGAAGCAACTAAAActgatgaaaaagaatggaaaaCATGTATGCACAAGTGGATAGCTAAACATGACTTGATTTTCACTGATGAGCTACCCTTAGAAAACATTCAATTCAAGCAGGGTTTGGAGGAAAGATTTGCCGAACTCAGCAATCAAAAGCACATTATCCAGCAATCCAGTCTTATCGGGCAGCTCATTAACAACGGCCTGATTTccgaaaatgaaaatccagGAATAGTCATTGAATTTGGCTGCGGACGGGCCGAATTCACAAGGTATTTCAACAGAGCAATTGAAGagataaacaaaaacaagCCCCACTGTGGAGAGTATCTACTGATTGACAGGGAGAACCCAAGGTTGAAGTTCGATAAGAAGATCGCAGCCGATAGTGAAGCCAAAGGTAACCAGAATGTAAAAGTTGAGAGATTGAAAGTTGATATCAAGGACCTGAAGCTGATCGAAGCATTACGGGGATTTCAGATGCAGAAGGACAGCAGCATTGTAGGGAAGGAGTATcttggaatttcaaagCATTTATGCGGAGTGGCTACTGATCTTACATTGAGGTGTCTCATCAATACAACGAGAGACATTTCGCTGAGCAAAGATGATCTACACCTCAAGGGGTGTCTGGTTGCCATGTGTTGCAGACATTGCTGCAAGTACGAATGGCTGCTGACGGAGTCCAAGGACTTTCTGAGAGAgcaatttgaaattgacgAAACCAACTTCATTTATCTACGAAAAATGTTTGCATGGGCTACTAATGGAGTTCCGCCAGGCAAATCAAAGGACGAAGTTGGCGATCATTTCAGTGGCCTCTCCATTGGCGAGCGTGAAGTGATAGGGTTGAAGATGAGGCGTATCCTGGACGAATCGCGTAAGTATGCAATGGTGAAGAAGGGGTTTGAGGTAAAGATTGTCCGGTACGTTGAGAGGAACGTCAGTTTGGAGAACAACTGCATTATTGTCAAGAACGCGATTTGA
- a CDS encoding uncharacterized protein (PKUD0C03920; similar to Saccharomyces cerevisiae YLR340W (RPP0); ancestral locus Anc_4.170), whose amino-acid sequence MGATREKKAAYFTKLRELVEEYKSLFIVGVDNVSSQQMHEVRKALRKDAVVLMGKNTMVRRAMRGFITEFPEYEKLMPLIKGNIGFIFTNADLKTIKDVVLANKVAAPARAGAIAPADVFVPAGNTGMEPGKTSFFQALGVPTKIARGTIEITSDVRILEKDQKVGPSEASLLNMLNISPFTYGLTIIQVFNEGNLFPASILDITDEELLGHFTTAVSTITQISLASGYPTVAAVSHQIVNSYKNILALSVATDYTFEGSEQIKDRIANPEAYAAAAPAAAASSSSAAAEEAAPAEEEESDDDMGFGLFD is encoded by the coding sequence ATGGGAGCTACcagagaaaagaaagcaGCATACTTCACCAAGTTAAGAGAGTTAGTTGAAGAATACAAATCTCTTTTcattgttggtgttgataATGTTTCATCTCAACAAATGCACGAAGTCAGAAAGGCTTTAAGAAAGGATGCTGTTGTTTTGATGGGTAAGAACACCATGGTTAGAAGAGCTATGAGAGGTTTCATTACTGAATTCCCAGAATACGAAAAGTTGATGCCTTTAATCAAGGGTAACATTGGTTTCATTTTCACCAATGCTGATTTGAAGACCATCAAGGATGTTGTTTTAGCTAACAAGGTTGCTGCACCAGCAAGAGCAGGTGCTATTGCGCCAGCTGATGTTTTCGTTCCAGCAGGTAACACTGGTATGGAACCAGGTAAGACTTCTTTCTTCCAAGCTTTAGGTGTTCCAACTAAGATTGCTAGAGGTACCATTGAAATTACCTCCGATGTTagaattttggaaaaagacCAAAAGGTTGGTCCTTCTGAAGCTTCCTTGTTGAACATGTTGAACATCTCCCCATTCACATACGGTTTAACTATCATTCAAGTCTTCAACGAAGGTAACTTATTCCCAGCTTCTATCTTAGATATcactgatgaagaattgttAGGTCACTTCACCACTGCAGTTTCCACAATTACCCAAATCTCTTTAGCTTCTGGTTACCCAACTGTTGCTGCAGTTTCTCACCAAATTGTCAACAGTTACAAGAACATTCTTGCATTATCTGTTGCTACTGACTACACCTTCGAAGGTTCTGAACAAATCAAGGACAGAATTGCTAACCCAGAAGCTTACGCTGCTGCTGCACCagctgctgctgcttcctcctcctctgCAGCAGCTGAAGAAGCCGCACcagcagaagaagaagaatccGATGATGACATGGGTTTCGGTTTATTCGATTAA
- a CDS encoding uncharacterized protein (PKUD0C03930; similar to Saccharomyces cerevisiae YLR336C (SGD1); ancestral locus Anc_4.165): protein MSKKRHAINIPGVMLDSIRDSEEIYENDARFKRQKIKGPSVIHRKENRRQSRMEKKQSKKQLANEHMKLYKEKQKEYQLQKKKSFNKKPSLKQLSTRKDGAVDSNKCSQKKKKRVSFSNNDDICEIPARESNSENEIDVDFEKWEKEFGDESDDSEQFYSNSENDSEDENEEEETSNLIATLKQLKKVQRGAHTSDGYGSDDVTAASGNNVTHDICNELEYSENKANLDEEQQRVMNQLAVLKGKKKSGNINVRIVKEDELEDDTFESSDDDDDDDDDDDDNDEDFSDNSLKESDDDQKSIMTHLAKSKSRKNKELPGATNTYHGADVRFDKYDGSSDKSIDSDFKSDSEFYEAEEEVMAKLRATKGKRIQSDQNLRIIKEDELSDADSTSQDEEEKLDPVLDDLDDEQKHVMAKLALLKGKVNSNSGIRIVKEDELSDDSETSNESDIVRQSGSEVDPSSGKDTDEDREEEEIMKKLAAIKGNKRAPMKLKIVKEDELSDDSTSDIGYSSDERENEEIDYAEPQFRSKNDEELDYYTQKLKLDKNTRMKRESEDDFVGGLFEGLDFMEKYDNADNIDYEPKQKKSEVKEKKTKKENSPKPKDQKHQRIISAHDREMIQKEKDDMMFYAKKLGINPKKGVSKQGDDDFIGGLFDGLDLNYSDETETGDDEDLSEGKEQSSSESAYENEREASKNFKGGDDDINSEDFDDDDDLDDDDKALLREMYGLENSDSDSDSDFASDSDDSDSPKAKKNPYMAPVDPSTLGLDNPSGSRYIPPALRKKLAMNENTEDSEVMKRLLRLVKGPFNKLSESNFSSSISELNEVYIDNPRQFVNEAVLKVVIQSVCISTPMLESFLVLYSSAIVALYKLQGVEFGAFVIQKLVEDFLKEIESTERAKQELINLSGMIGYLYTLNLISATLIYDIIKWKLIVNPTELKTDILLKLIRSCGSKLRTDDSTALNAIITELTKSVKLNESRGVKISTRTRFLIDTITDLKNNRLRNMENVNTVSMINRLKKQLGSISNSRNLDAIKVNLEDIENIEERGKWWLVGSAWKGNEGSKTEVTEKSDVGNVNEDFLKDEDELTGEGDVNWMELARQCRMNTDVRRAIFISIMSAEDFKDAFMKLEKLSLKKSQKGEIPNILMHCATLESNNNPYYSYLGKKLCDDHGMRRAFQLNLWDFIKELDGEESSTTILHNANEEERLWKILNMGRFFGFLLGEGSLSLNVLRVVNFLTASSDVKIFLEIMLITVLDIIAKKSQVDQFGSGKSKRNVTYTGKLVAERIAKCDEQPLLLKGLQYFLNDKLRDSNFIKGKKQQARIDWGIDTLSAMIGEMLKSQK, encoded by the coding sequence ATGTCGAAAAAAAGGCATGCAATCAATATACCTGGTGTGATGCTTGACAGTATCAGAGATAGTGAGGAGATATATGAAAACGATGCGAGGTTCAAGCGTcagaaaatcaaaggaCCATCTGTCATTCATCgtaaagaaaatagaagaCAATCAAGgatggaaaagaaacagtCTAAAAAACAACTAGCTAATGAACATATGAAACTCTataaagagaaacaaaaggaatATCAGCttcagaaaaagaaatcattCAACAAGAAACCAAGTCTGAAACAACTGTCTACTAGAAAAGATGGAGCAGTTGATTCCAATAAATGTtcacagaaaaaaaagaaaagggtTTCGTTTAGCAATAATGACGATATTTGTGAAATACCAGCAAGAGAATCCAAttcagaaaatgaaatagatgtagattttgaaaagtgGGAAAAAGAGTTTGGTGATGAAAGTGATGACAGTGAACAGTTCTACAGTAACAGTGAAAATGATTCAGaggatgaaaatgaagaagaagaaacaagcAACTTGATAGCCACATTAaagcaattgaagaaagttCAGAGAGGAGCGCATACAAGTGATGGTTATGGTAGCGATGATGTTACCGCTGCTAGTGGAAATAATGTGACCCATGATATCTGCAATGAACTGGAGTattctgaaaataaagcaaATTTGGATGAAGAGCAGCAACGTGTAATGAATCAACTAGCTGTTCTGAAAGGTAAGAAAAAGAGTGGGAATATCAATGTTCGGATTGTCAAAGAGGATGAGCTCGAAGATGATACTTTTGAATcaagtgatgatgatgatgatgatgatgatgatgatgatgataatgatgaagatttttCTGACAATTCATTAAAAGAGTCGGATGATGATCAGAAGAGCATCATGACTCACTTGGCTAAGTCAAAATctagaaaaaacaaagagcTACCAGGTGCAACAAATACATACCATGGAGCTGATGTTAGGTTTGACAAATATGATGGAAGCTCAGATAAAAGTATTGACTCTGATTTTAAGTCTGACAGTGAGTTTTATgaagctgaagaagaagttatGGCAAAACTCCGTGCTAcgaaaggaaaaagaatacAAAGCGATCAGAACCTTCGTATAATAAAAGAAGATGAACTCAGTGATGCTGACTCTACGTCacaagatgaagaagagaaactGGATCCTGTATTAGATGACTTAGATGACGAGCAGAAACATGTTATGGCCAAACTGGCATTATTGAAAGGTAAGGTTAACTCAAATTCGGGCATAAGAATTGTAAAAGAGGATGAATTAAGTGACGATtcagaaacttcaaatgaatCTGATATTGTCAGACAATCTGGGTCTGAAGTTGACCCTTCTAGCGGAAAGGATACCGATGAAGatagagaagaagaagaaattatgAAAAAGTTGGCTGCTATTAAAGGGAACAAAAGGGCTCCTATGAAACTCAAAATTGTTAAGGAGGATGAACTCTCCGACGATAGCACTTCAGACATTGGGTACTCAAGTGACgagagagaaaatgaagaaatagaCTATGCAGAGCCTCAATTCAGATCAAAAAATGATGAGGAATTGGATTACTATACACAGAAGTTGAAACTTGacaaaaacacaagaaTGAAGCGTGAAtctgaagatgattttgtAGGTGGATTATTTGAAGGTTTAGATTTTATGGAAAAATACGATAATGCTGATAATATTGATTATGAACCGAAACAGAAAAAGTCGGAAgtgaaggaaaagaaaacgaagaaagagaattcACCTAAACCGAAGGATCAGAAGCACCAGAGAATAATTTCTGCTCATGACAGGGAAATGattcaaaaagagaaagatgACATGATGTTTTATGCCAAGAAGTTGGGTATCAATCCAAAGAAGGGAGTTTCAAAGCAAGGTGATGACGACTTTATTGGTGGTCTGTTTGATGGCTTGGATTTGAACTATTCCGATGAAACGGAAACaggtgatgatgaggatCTTTCAGAGGGGAAAGAACAGTCTAGCTCCGAATCTGCttatgaaaatgaaagagaagCGTCCAAAAACTTTAAGGGCGgagatgatgatatcaattctgaagattttgatgacgatgatgactTGGATGACGACGATAAAGCACTTCTTCGGGAAATGTATGGTTTAGAAAATTCAGATTCAGATTCAGATTCAGACTTTGCTTCGGATTCTGATGATAGTGATAGTCCCAAGGCTAAGAAAAACCCTTATATGGCACCGGTTGATCCGAGTACTTTGGGTCTTGATAACCCATCTGGATCTAGGTACATTCCACCAGctttgaggaagaaattggcCATGAATGAAAATACTGAAGATTCTGAAGTAATGAAGAGACTGTTACGTTTAGTGAAAGGTCCTTTCAACAAGCTTTCTGAATCCAACTTTTCTAGTTCTATATCTGAATTAAATGAAGTTTACATTGATAATCCTAGACAGTTTGTTAATGAAGCTGTGTTGAAGGTTGTCATCCAATCAGTTTGTATTTCTACCCCAATGCTGGAAAGTTTTTTGGTTCTTTATTCGAGTGCTATTGTTGCATTATATAAATTACAAGGTGTGGAGTTTGGAGCATTTGTTATCCAAAAATTGGTTGAAGATTTTCttaaagaaattgaaagcACGGAGAGGGCAAAACAAGAACTGATCAATTTATCTGGTATGATAGGTTATTTGTATACTTTGAACTTGATAAGTGCAACATTAATATATGACATTATAAAATGGAAGTTGATTGTTAATCCAACTGAGTTGAAAACTGATATTTTATTGAAACTAATCAGATCGTGCGGGTCCAAACTTAGAACAGATGATTCAACAGCTTTGAATGCCATTATAACAGAACTTACTAAATCCGTTAAGCTGAATGAAAGCAGAGGTGTTAAAATTTCTACAAGAACAAGGTTTTTGATTGACACAATAACAGATTTAAAAAACAATAGGTTGAGGAATATGGAAAACGTAAATACTGTCTCCATGATCAATAGACTTAAAAAGCAGTTAGGTTCAATCAGCAATTCTAGAAATCTTGATGCAATCAAGGTCAATTTagaagacattgaaaatattgaagaaaggGGTAAGTGGTGGTTAGTTGGCTCTGCATGGAAAGGTAATGAAGGATCAAAGACTGAAGTTACTGAAAAAAGTGATGTCGGTAATGTTAACGAGGATTTCCTTaaagatgaagacgaaCTAACAGGTGAAGGTGATGTTAACTGGATGGAACTTGCCAGACAATGTAGAATGAATACTGACGTTAGAAGAgctatttttatttccatCATGTCAGCAGAAGATTTCAAGGATGCTTTTATGAAGTTGGAAAAGTTGAGCTTAAAGAAATCACAAAAAGGtgaaattccaaatattttgatgcACTGTGCTACATTGGAATCCAACAATAACCCTTATTACTCTTATCTGGGAAAGAAACTGTGTGATGACCATGGAATGAGAAGAGCATTCCAATTGAATTTATGGGACTTTATCAAAGAGTTAGACGGAGAGGAAAGCTCTACTACAATCTTACATAATGCAAATGAGGAGGAACGGTTGTGGAAGATTTTAAATATGGGCAGGTTTTTTGGGTTCTTACTTGGAGAAGGATCTTTATCACTTAATGTCCTAAGGGTGGTTAACTTTCTTACAGCCTCATCTGATGTCAAGATTTTCTTGGAGATTATGTTGATCACTGTCCTGGATATAATTGCGAAAAAATCTcaagttgatcaatttgGTAGCGGTAAAAGCAAAAGGAACGTTACATACACAGGTAAACTCGTGGCGGAGAGAATAGCAAAATGTGATGAACAACCTTTATTACTTAAAGGTTTACAATATTTCTTGAATGATAAATTAAGAGACAGCAATTTTATTAAGGGCAAAAAGCAACAGGCCAGAATCGACTGGGGTATTGATACACTTTCTGCAATGATTGGCGAAATGCTAAAATCACAAAAATAA
- a CDS encoding uncharacterized protein (PKUD0C03940; similar to Saccharomyces cerevisiae YGR028W (MSP1); ancestral locus Anc_4.166), producing the protein MNRNDAFKLISECVLLTTASFSVYYLLNTLMGDPSHRNNDEKKRTAKHLSKLKKQSPEMKQVLDSLSNYEKIMLAYLIPPTDIEVSFNDIGGLEDVVSDLRESVILPLVYPQLFTQYGSLLAAPKGVLLYGPPGCGKTMLAKALAKESGSNFISIRMSTIMDKWFGESNKLVDALFSLASKLQPCIIFIDEIDSFLRERSSTDHEVTATMKAEFMTLWDGLVSSGRVLVLGATNRPGDIDSAFLRRMPKRFSIGLPNDEQREKILTKLLSDVQLDCSVKDLVSITDGMSGSDLKELCRNAAVNSTREYIRKHILDTNGEMQIHNTKEISLRPLKTKDFLDAMDPEKVMKLNVTSDLD; encoded by the coding sequence ATGAACAGAAATGACGCGTTTAAATTAATAAGTGAATGTGTGTTGTTAACCACAGCATCTTTCTCCGTTTATTACCTTTTAAATACACTTATGGGAGATCCAAGCCATCGtaacaatgatgaaaagaaacgTACAGCAAAACATCTGTCAAAACTTAAGAAGCAATCACCAGAAATGAAACAAGTGCTTGACTCATTATCTaattatgaaaaaataatgcTAGCCTATTTAATCCCCCCTACAGATATCGAAGTTTCATTCAATGATATTGGAGGATTGGAAGATGTTGTGAGTGATCTACGTGAAAGTGTGATTTTGCCGCTTGTTTACCCACAGTTGTTTACCCAATATGGCTCATTGTTAGCAGCACCTAAAGGTGTTTTGCTCTATGGGCCACCTGGGTGTGGAAAAACAATGCTAGCTAAGGCTTTGGCAAAGGAGAGTGGCTCGAACTTTATCAGTATAAGAATGTCTACTATAATGGACAAGTGGTTTGGTGAAAGCAACAAATTAGTGGATGCTTTGTTTAGTTTGGCTTCTAAGCTTCAACCATGCAttatatttattgatgaGATTGATTCGTTTTTAAGGGAAAGAAGTTCCACTGATCATGAAGTTACAGCTACTATGAAGGCAGAATTCATGACATTATGGGATGGTTTGGTAAGTTCCGGACgtgttcttgttcttggTGCCACCAATAGACCTGGCGATATTGATTCTGCCTTTTTGAGGCGTATGCCCAAAAGATTCAGCATTGGGTTGCCGAATGATGAGCAACGTGAGAAGATTCTAACTAAGCTGCTCTCCGACGTCCAACTGGATTGTAGCGTTAAGGATTTAGTATCCATTACGGATGGCATGAGTGGTTCTGATTTAAAGGAGTTATGCCGAAATGCAGCTGTAAATTCTACTAGGGAATATATCCGTAAGCATATCCTGGACACAAATGGAGAAATGCAGATCCACAATACAAAGGAAATTTCATTGCGTCCATTAAAAACGAAGGACTTCTTGGACGCAATGGATCCTGAGAAGGTTATGAAACTAAATGTGACTTCTGACTTAGATTGA
- a CDS encoding uncharacterized protein (PKUD0C03950; similar to Saccharomyces cerevisiae YKR105C (VBA5)) — translation MSNGSNLSSLHEHYEEVEVLEKKGETLGSDAYIKQHELTEEEHHESIKNANILTGPQLYLCMFSGLLCLFLVALDQTITVTILTTVANKFDAFSEVTWITTAFVLPLGCLAQFWGKFSVIFGRKFTMLISVFLFEIGSLICALANTMNTLIGGRTLQGIGGGGVISCIFIIVSEITSDDKKPLLLALNGATYGIASVLGPIVGGLLTKASWRWCFWINLCFAAVVFPCFYFSYNSDWKGDKSFKNIYSKLKEIDYVGTVTMVASLVLLLLGISIGTSYRWGGVANITCFVLGGVIFIFFMYWNWFLSKAPVLPPLILKVGKMNINAAISFLANGLFLSTLQFMSLYYQIIYDEKPLDSGVSMLSNIILTSVGTLVVGYSMNRTRRVKEFVFISGFMSALGIGIYQVVKVNSRKALFIGLQTICGLGFGFGFHPPLVSAQLVAPKPSVTDKGMDMKSSVMLSTSYITFSKNIGSAFLSEISQLIYTTTLSKNLRKVALDENIPNSEILILVKNVDYMSTLIEKHGYEAGISIKKAFLQAIQNVFWLTFACSLLMTTLGCLMSNKRLPKPQSKEVGKGEKDASLSMTEDT, via the coding sequence ATGTCTAATGGATCCAAcctttcttctcttcatGAACACTATGAAGAAGTAGAagttttagaaaaaaaaggggaaacATTAGGTTCAGATGCTTATATCAAGCAACATGAATTAACCGAAGAGGAACATCACGAGTCCAtaaaaaatgcaaatattTTGACAGGTCCTCAACTATATCTATGTATGTTTTCTGGATTGTTATGTTTGTTCCTTGTTGCCTTGGACCAAACTATCACTGTTACCATTTTAACTACAGTAGCTAACAAATTTGATGCATTTTCTGAAGTTACATGGATAACTACTGCATTTGTCCTTCCCTTGGGTTGCCTTGCACAATTTTGGGGTAAATTTTCGGTAATTTTTGGACGTAAGTTTACAATGTTGATATCAGTTTTTTTATTCGAGATTGGTAGTTTGATATGCGCATTAGCGAATACTATGAACACACTTATTGGCGGAAGAACGCTCCAAGGAATTGGAGGAGGAGGTGTTATTTCTTGCATCTTCATTATAGTCTCAGAAATTACATCGGATGATAAGAAACCGTTGTTATTGGCGTTGAACGGCGCAACATATGGTATTGCAAGTGTTCTTGGTCCTATAGTAGGTGGTCTACTAACAAAAGCCAGCTGGAGGTGGTGTTTCTGGATAAATCTTTGTTTTGCGGCAGTTGTATTTCCgtgtttttattttagtTATAATTCCGATTGGAAAGGAGATAAgagtttcaaaaatatctattcaaaattgaaggagaTAGACTATGTTGGAACGGTAACTATGGTTGCTTCGCTCGTTTTGCTATTACTAGGGATCAGTATCGGAACTTCTTATCGTTGGGGGGGTGTTGCCAATATCACATGTTTTGTACTAGGAGGTgtgattttcatttttttcatgtacTGGAATTGGTTTCTGAGTAAAGCACCGGTATTGCCACCTCTTATTTTAAAGGTAGGGAAAATGAATATCAATGCTgcaatttcatttttagcAAACGGgttatttttatcaacGCTTCAGTTTATGTCACTTTACTACCAGATTATTTATGATGAGAAGCCACTTGATTCTGGAGTTAGCATGCTCTCCAATATTATTTTGACAAGTGTCGGTACTCTTGTTGTAGGATACTCCATGAACAGGACAAGGAGGGTGAAGGAATTTGTCTTCATTTCCGGGTTCATGTCTGCTTTGGGAATTGGTATTTACCAGGTTGTTAAAGTTAACAGTAGAAAAGCACTATTTATTGGTTTACAAACTATATGTGGTCTGGGGTTTGGTTTTGGGTTTCATCCTCCTCTTGTTTCGGCTCAGTTAGTTGCTCCCAAACCTAGTGTAACCGACAAGGGCATGGATATGAAGTCATCAGTCATGCTCTCGACTTCCTACATCACGTTTTCTAAAAATATTGGTAGTGCATTCCTTAGTGAAATTTCACAGCTGATTTATACCACTACTCTTTCTaaaaatttgagaaaagtTGCacttgatgaaaatattccTAACTCTGAGATCTTGATTTTAGTTAAAAATGTTGATTACATGTCAACATTAATTGAAAAGCATGGATATGAGGCAGGAATTTCGATTAAAAAAGCCTTCTTACAGGCTATCCAGAATGTTTTTTGGTTAACATTTGCATGCAGTCTTTTAATGACAACACTGGGTTGCCTTATGAGCAATAAACGCTTACCAAAACCTCAATCGAAAGAAGTcggaaaaggagaaaaagatgCAAGTTTATCGATGACGGAGGATACATAG
- a CDS encoding uncharacterized protein (PKUD0C03960; similar to Saccharomyces cerevisiae YDR437W (GPI19); ancestral locus Anc_5.549), translated as MDPTMAASAAQPLSLVSDELARDSDVTVSTGVTPQAEYKGFAAHVVSGVFLAIWIAWSILPENVLHALGVYYYPSRWWALAIPAYALVVLAYLYVGVFSYNTEVLTLPVCDNRNIVDHTGVVITELQDVKHVEDVLKYTHRSTSGIYDLPIGVVDQILG; from the coding sequence ATGGATCCTACTATGGCTGCATCAGCAGCCCAGCCGCTCTCCCTAGTATCGGATGAGTTGGCACGAGACTCAGACGTGACTGTCTCAACGGGGGTGACCCCCCAGGCGGAGTACAAGGGGTTTGCTGCTCATGTTGTTTCAGGTGTGTTTCTGGCTATATGGATAGCGTGGTCTATCCTCCCTGAGAATGTTCTCCATGCATTGGGTGTATATTACTATCCATCAAGATGGTGGGCACTTGCCATTCCTGCGTATGCTTTAGTTGTGCTGGCGTACCTTTACGTGGGAGTGTTTTCTTACAACACAGAGGTGTTGACATTGCCCGTCTGTGACAATCGAAATATTGTGGACCATACCGGTGTCGTGATAACAGAGTTACAGGATGTGAAGCATGTAGAAGATGTGCTCAAGTATACACATCGGAGCACAAGCGGCATTTACGATCTCCCTATCGGTGTTGTTGATCAGATACTGGGGTAG